A stretch of the Tautonia marina genome encodes the following:
- a CDS encoding MarR family winged helix-turn-helix transcriptional regulator — translation MNHRQEDLGPNQEPLSLDPRQTPARERYGFLLAMAAHRLRSRFEEELEPMGVQLKHVQVLAMIHHFGPVAQQRLGESICIDRTSMVGLLDEMEHRDLVQRQSDPVDRRAHRVHLTESGQELFRRANDTVEAVEDEVLGPLSPEERMQLKSMLQRIVDPGAWSGFEHINIKVSGRAGDATGRSDALPSGGEGRSR, via the coding sequence ATGAATCATCGCCAGGAAGATTTGGGCCCGAATCAGGAGCCGTTGTCGCTGGACCCGAGGCAGACCCCGGCCCGAGAGCGGTACGGCTTTCTGCTTGCGATGGCCGCGCACCGGCTTCGATCGCGGTTCGAGGAAGAGCTGGAGCCCATGGGGGTGCAGCTCAAGCATGTCCAGGTCCTCGCCATGATCCACCACTTCGGCCCGGTGGCCCAGCAACGCCTGGGGGAATCCATCTGCATCGACCGCACCTCCATGGTGGGATTGTTGGATGAGATGGAGCACCGCGATCTGGTCCAGCGGCAGTCCGACCCGGTCGATCGTCGGGCCCACCGCGTCCATCTGACGGAATCGGGCCAGGAACTGTTCCGACGAGCGAATGACACCGTGGAAGCCGTGGAAGATGAGGTGCTCGGTCCGCTCTCGCCCGAGGAGCGAATGCAGCTCAAATCCATGCTCCAACGCATTGTCGATCCGGGCGCGTGGTCCGGGTTCGAGCACATTAATATCAAGGTCAGCGGCCGTGCTGGCGACGCGACGGGCCGATCCGACGCCTTGCCGAGCGGCGGCGAGGGACGATCCCGATGA
- a CDS encoding NAD(P)-dependent oxidoreductase: MALEIAPGKATIGWIGTGVMGASMCGHLIDAGYTATVYNRTKAKVAPLVAKGATEANTPKDLAAASDVIFTIVGYPKDVREVILGESGVLAGAKPGSIIVDMTTSEPKLAEEIYEAAKAKGVHSIDAPVSGGDVGAKEARLSIMIGGEDGAVATVKPLFEIMGKTIVHQGGPGAGQHTKMVNQILISTGMIGVCEALLYGYKAGLDLETVLQSVGSGAAGSWSLNNLGPRIIKGNFDPGFFVEHFIKDMGIALAESRRMGLSMPGLALAEQLYQAVAAQGYARNGTHALMLALAKLSNVDWKAKG, translated from the coding sequence ATGGCTTTGGAGATCGCACCGGGCAAGGCGACGATTGGCTGGATTGGCACGGGGGTGATGGGTGCTTCGATGTGCGGGCACCTGATCGACGCCGGCTACACGGCGACGGTCTATAACCGGACGAAGGCCAAGGTCGCTCCGCTGGTGGCGAAGGGGGCGACCGAGGCGAACACGCCGAAGGATCTGGCGGCGGCCTCGGACGTGATCTTCACGATCGTCGGCTACCCGAAGGACGTTCGGGAGGTGATTCTGGGCGAGTCGGGGGTGCTGGCCGGGGCGAAGCCGGGGAGCATCATCGTCGACATGACGACCAGCGAGCCGAAGCTGGCCGAGGAGATTTACGAGGCGGCGAAGGCCAAGGGGGTCCACTCCATCGACGCTCCCGTCTCGGGTGGCGACGTGGGGGCGAAGGAGGCTCGGCTGTCGATCATGATCGGCGGCGAGGACGGGGCAGTGGCGACGGTGAAGCCCCTGTTCGAGATCATGGGCAAGACCATCGTGCATCAAGGCGGGCCCGGGGCCGGTCAGCACACGAAGATGGTCAATCAGATCCTGATCTCGACCGGGATGATCGGCGTTTGCGAGGCGTTGCTCTACGGCTACAAGGCGGGGCTGGACCTGGAGACGGTGCTTCAGAGCGTCGGCTCGGGGGCGGCGGGGTCGTGGAGCCTGAACAACCTGGGGCCGAGGATCATCAAGGGGAACTTTGATCCAGGGTTCTTCGTCGAGCACTTCATCAAGGATATGGGGATTGCCCTGGCCGAATCGCGCCGGATGGGCCTGTCGATGCCGGGCCTGGCCCTGGCCGAGCAGCTTTACCAGGCCGTCGCTGCCCAGGGGTACGCCCGGAACGGGACTCATGCGTTGATGCTGGCGCTGGCGAAGCTGTCGAACGTGGACTGGAAGGCCAAGGGCTGA
- a CDS encoding efflux RND transporter periplasmic adaptor subunit: MMAKFFRNVLLPVLLLGAGVGAFAGLVASKEPPQRVERGRELPRVEVVPTADASRTGLGIEVNGTIIPKREVTLSAEVEGRVVERTEACWAGRSVKAGDLLLKLDPRPLEIQRASFEAELAQVAADLDQLDIEIQNTEELVTLAEQEVELRRREQVRVEQLIARSASSASERDAADAQMLTARQNLQRLQNDRRTYASRRARLEAQMRRIEAQLDQVAYDLERATITAPIDGRIVEVRVERDSYARPGEVLVTIEDSATMEVRCSLRLEDLFWLAGGDDPMTLANDDPYAIPRARAVVSRTLAGRSTDWAGVLSRFEGTGIDERTRTVPCRVEVPNPAGLRRGMFVSVTLFGNETQVPLLSVPRAAFRPNNEIWLVIDGRLEIRRVDPVRVLDDVVVIRGDGPGDPIPVGVPLVISPLDSPVSGMEVAIVDPSAPAPPDETVASTSTSEPR; the protein is encoded by the coding sequence ATGATGGCCAAGTTCTTCCGGAACGTGCTGCTGCCGGTCTTGCTCCTGGGTGCGGGGGTCGGCGCCTTTGCCGGTCTGGTCGCCTCCAAGGAGCCCCCCCAGCGCGTCGAACGCGGTCGGGAGCTGCCCCGGGTTGAGGTCGTGCCGACCGCCGATGCCTCGAGGACCGGCCTCGGCATTGAGGTGAACGGCACGATCATCCCCAAGCGCGAGGTCACCCTCTCGGCTGAGGTCGAAGGCCGCGTCGTCGAGCGCACCGAAGCCTGCTGGGCCGGTCGATCGGTCAAGGCCGGCGACTTGCTCCTGAAGCTCGACCCCCGGCCGCTCGAAATCCAGCGCGCCTCGTTCGAGGCCGAACTGGCCCAGGTGGCCGCCGACCTCGATCAGCTCGACATCGAGATCCAGAACACCGAGGAGCTGGTCACCCTGGCCGAGCAGGAAGTCGAGCTCCGACGCCGCGAGCAAGTCCGAGTCGAGCAGTTGATCGCCCGAAGCGCCTCGTCGGCCTCGGAACGGGATGCAGCCGACGCCCAGATGCTCACCGCCCGTCAGAATCTCCAGCGGTTGCAAAACGATCGGCGGACCTATGCCAGCCGACGAGCCCGGCTGGAAGCCCAGATGCGCCGGATCGAGGCCCAGCTCGATCAGGTGGCCTACGACCTGGAACGGGCCACGATCACCGCTCCCATTGACGGCCGAATCGTCGAGGTCCGGGTCGAACGCGACTCCTACGCCCGGCCAGGTGAGGTCCTCGTAACGATCGAGGACAGCGCCACGATGGAAGTCCGGTGCAGCCTCCGCCTGGAAGACCTGTTCTGGCTGGCCGGCGGCGACGACCCGATGACCCTGGCCAACGACGACCCGTACGCCATCCCCCGAGCCCGGGCCGTCGTCTCCCGGACCCTGGCCGGTCGCTCGACCGACTGGGCGGGAGTTCTCTCCCGCTTCGAAGGCACCGGCATCGACGAGCGAACCCGAACCGTGCCCTGCCGGGTCGAGGTGCCCAACCCCGCCGGCCTGCGTCGCGGGATGTTCGTCTCGGTCACGCTGTTCGGCAATGAGACGCAGGTGCCCTTGCTGTCGGTCCCCCGAGCCGCCTTCCGACCGAACAATGAGATCTGGCTTGTGATCGACGGCCGCCTGGAGATTCGACGCGTCGATCCGGTTCGGGTGCTGGATGACGTGGTTGTGATCCGAGGAGACGGTCCCGGCGACCCGATTCCGGTCGGGGTGCCGCTGGTCATCTCGCCGCTCGATTCTCCCGTCTCGGGCATGGAGGTGGCCATTGTCGATCCGTCGGCCCCAGCCCCTCCCGACGAGACAGTCGCATCGACCTCGACGTCCGAGCCGCGATAA